The genomic stretch TGGATTGCGATATTCGCACTTGATACAGTTGCGGAAAAGATTAAATCAGCACCTGCATTTGTTGCCTTTGTAATCAGGACGCCTTCCCATGGCCTATGATGCCGTCACCCAACGCGACGCCCCGCTGTCGGACGCCGCCCTGTCGCAACTCTTCACCGAGGCGCGCACCCGCAACGCCTGGAGCGACCGCTCGGTCGCGCCGGAGCTGCTGCACAAACTGTATGACCTGACCAAGTTCGGCCCGACGGCCGTCAACGCCAGCCCCGCCCGCTTTGTCTTCATCACCTCGCCCGCGGCCAAGGCGCGCCTTATCCCGCTGATGAGCGAGGGCAATCGCGCCAAGACGCAGCAGGCGCCGGTGAACCTGATCATCGGCCAGGACATCGACTTCCACGAGCAGTTGGACACCCTGTTCCCGCATGCGCCGGGGGCCAAGGCCTGGTTCGCCGACGAGACCAGCCGTCGTGAAAGCGCCTTCCGCAACGCCTCGCTGCAAGGCGGCTATCTGACCATCGCCGCCCGCGCCCTTGGGCTGGACGTCGGCCCCATGTCCGGCTTCGACGCCGCCGCCGTAAAGGCCGAGTTCTTCCCCGACAGCAAGGTCGAGCCGAACTACATCCTCAACCTGGGCTACGGCACGGAAGACAACCTGTTCCCACGCTCGCCGCGCCTGTCGTTCGACGAGGCCGCGACCATTCTCTGAGGTCGTGACCGGACCAAGGAAAAGGGGCCGGCTCGCAGGCCGCCCCCTTTTTGATTTCGCGAATTCCCTCACCTCAAGTTCGTCATCCGAGGGACAAGCCCGAGGATGACGACAAGGGGAGTGAGGTCAGCTGTTCGCCGGCGCCGCGCTGGTCGCAGCGGGCGGAGCCGCCGGGGTCGCCTGGGTCGTCGGCGCAGCACCGACCGCCGGAGTTTCGCCGGTCGCCTCGGTCGCAGGCGCGCCCTCGACCGGAGCCGCCCCCTCGACCGGAGCCACAGCCCCGGGCTGACGCGCGGGATCGGGCGCCGGGATGGCGAGGCCGCTCGAGCCCTGGCTTCTCAGCCAGGCGATCAGATTGATCCGTGTCTGGGTGTCGCGAATACCGGCGAAGGACATCTTGGTGCCCGGTACATAACGAGCCGGGGCGGTGATGAAGCTATTCAGTTCGTCATAGCCCCAGGCCGGCGCCTCGGCCTTGTGCTTGGTCATGGCGTCCGAATAGGCGAAGCCGGCGCTGTGCAAGACCGGTCCGCCGACCACGCCATACAGATTCGGACCAATGCCGTTGGCTCCGCCCTGCGCCGCGTTATGGCAGGCCTGGCAGCGCGCGAAGGCGGCCTCGCCGGCGGCCAGGTCTGCGGCCGGCAGGAGCGTACCCCAGTCCGGCGGCAGCTCGGCCTGCTCAGCCCCGGCGGCCTCGTCCGGCGCATCGACGAAATAGCCCATCTTTTCCGGCGGCTCGGAATGATAGATCAGGCTCGATGCCTGCTGCACGACCAGGACGACGAACGCCGTCCCCAGGGCCGCACCAAAAATCTTGTTCCATTTCAGATCGCCGCTCATGCGCGTCGTCTCATCCCGTCCCTAAGGTTTCCCACCTTCGCCATCTTAACGCAGCGAAGCCTTCCTTGCCTGATCAGGTCTTACACGGTAGCGCGGGGTTCGCAACCGGCGCGAAGCCTCAAGCGCCGGCGAGCAGATCGAGACAGAGCCATGAATCCATTGATATTGATACCCGCTCGCATGGCGGCGACCCGTTTGCCGAACAAGCCGCTGGCCGATATCGGAGGCAAGCCCATGATTGTGCGGGCTTATCAGCAGGCGGAAGCCTCGGGCCTGCCGGTCGCCGTGGCCGCAGGGGACCCCGAAATCGTCGCCGCGATCGAGGCCATCGGCGGCCGGGCGATTCTGACGGACCCCGACCTGCCCTCAGGCTCGGACCGGATCCGCGCCGCCGTGGACGCCATCGACCCGCAAGGCGATTTCGACGCCGTGATCAATGTCCAGGGCGACATGCCCTTCGCCGATCCCGGCCTGGCCACGGCCTGCGCCGCCATCCTGCACGGTGAACCGAGTTGCGACATCGCCACCCTGGTCGCCGCCGAGGCCGACGTCTCTGATCGGACCAACCCCGACGTGGTCAAGGCCGTCCTCGCCCTGGCCGAGAACGAGCGTCAGGCCCGCGCCCTCTATTTCACCCGCTCCACCCTGTACGGCGACGCCCCCGTCTGGCGTCACATCGGCGTCTACGGCTATCGCCGCGCGGCCCTGAACCGCTTCTGCGCCGCGCCCCAGTCGCCGCTGGAAAAGCGCGAGAAGCTGGAACAGTTGCGCGCCCTGGAAATGGGGATGCAGATCTGGGCCGCCGTCATCGACGAAGCCCCCCTGTCGGTCGACAATCCGGCGGACCTGGAGGCGGCGCGGGCCTTGGCTTGAACGGCGACGAAATTGCACATGGAAAAACAGTGCAATAGAGTGCAATTTGGACGCATTTCGTTGTTTTCGTTGACGAAATAACTTCGTCAGAATTGCACTGGTGCAATTTCCCTTAGCGGCTTCTTTTGCGCAACGATGTCAAAGACCCGGCGGTGATCATAAGCCCGATCAGACCGGTGCATAGCAAAGGGGCGATGCGGAAACGCAAGCCTTTGAACACACGCGGGTTCGTTTTCAAAAATAGGATGGAAGACGACCTTTCCCTCCCCGGAGCAGGAAGGGAAAGGCATCTGTCTAGCGCTCCTCCGCCCAGGCCTTGATCAGGCTGTGGGCGATGGCGAAGGACGGCGGGGCCTGGAGGGTCGGGTGGTCGCCGGCAAGAACCGCGCGCGCCTCGGCCCGCGTCAGCCAGGCCACCGATTCCAGCTCGGTCTGATCAGGCCGGGCCTGATCATCCGACACCTCGGCGATCAGGCCGATCATCAGTTGCGACGGGAAGGGCCAGGGCTGACTGGAGTGATAGACGGCCTCGACCACCGTCAGCCCCGCCTCTTCCTTGACCTCGCGGGCGCAGGCCTCCTCGATCGACTCGCCGGGCTCCAGGAAGCCGGCCAGGGCCGACATCCGCCCCTCCGGCCACGACGCCTGACGCCCCAGCAGGCAGATCGGCTCGGCCCCGCCCTTGTAGACCGGCAGCATGATGGTGACCGGGTCCACGCGCGGGAAATGTTCGGTCCCGCAGGCCGGGCAGCGCCGCTTCCACCCGCCCGAGGTCGTCTCGCTCAGCGTCCCGCAGTTGGCGCAGAAACCGTGTTTGCGCCGCCAGTCGAACAGGCTCTTGGCCCCGCCCGCCATGGCCGCGTCCTGGGCAGGCAGAACGGCCGCGGCGCTGCGCATTTCGTGAAAGACGCCCAACCCCTTTAGCGGCCCCTCGGTCGGGTCGATGGAGCCCTCGAACTCGATGGCGAAGACCGGGGCGTCCTTCCACAAACCCAGAAAGGCATCGCGGTCCGGCACGATGTCGCGGGCGTGTTTCAGCGACAGCCAGGCCAGGCGCGGCCCGTCAGCCGTCTCCTCGACCAGGGGCCGTCCCTCCCACAGGATCAGGGCCTGGGCTTCGGGGTTGGCCTCCTGCGCGGCCAGCCATTCCGAATCGTTGCGCAGGTCGCCGGCGCGGTCGAGCGGATTGCCGGCGAAGATGTTCTGATGAGCCATCCGGCCTTGTAACCCTTGATTCCATCCGCCGCACCCGTCATATCCCGTCTCGGAGATCGCGCGGGCGAAGGTTTCGCCAATCTGGTCAGGGCCGGAAGGCAGCAGCCACAACGAATTCCCCTTCGGGTCGCGCGGTCTCTACTCACTCTTTTTTGGTGCGCTACGCTCGCGACGCGGTCGCTCGCGGCTTGAGCGCGCACTGTCTCCTCCCCACGCAGTGAGGAGGGGGACCGCGAAGCGGTGGAGGGGCTCTCGACGCCCCACTGACTTTCGTGATGCGGTGAAGAACCCCTTGTGTGTCGATTTTCGGTTAGTTTGCGAATGCGGGCGGTTGTTAGCGCAACCGCCCGCCGCGGCCTTGAACCCGCATGCCCCCTGGCTTTGATGCCGTGACGGAGCCTGGGTCAGGCTGTGATCTTCCAAACCCGAACAGTTGCACGGGACGAGGATCCCGCACTGGCAAGGAAGGGTCGCAAGATGACACAGGATAGAGTGTTTGTCGGCATTGATGTGAGCAAGGCGAGGCTGGATGTCGCCTTGACGACGGGCGAGGCCTGGTCGGTGAGCAATGATCGGGCGGGCTGGCGCGCCTTGGTCGACCAGCTCCAGACGATCCGGCCTGAAGCCGTCGGGCTAGAGCCTTCGGGCGGCTACGAACGGGGCCTGGTCGAGGCCTTGACGCAGGCCGGCCTTGCGGTGCGGCGGGTGGAGGCCGGTCGGGTCCGCGCCTTCGCGGGTGTTCTGGGCCTGAAGGCCAAGACCGATCTGATCGACGCCCAGCTGATCGCCCGCTTCGTCCAGACCCTGCCGGGACGGACGGTGGAGCCCAACGCCCGCGCCCAGGCTCTGGCTGAGTTGGTCGATGCCCGCCGCGCCCTGTGCGAGGAACAGGTTCGGGTCCGCAATCAAGCCGAACAGGTGCGCGACCCGATGCTGCGTCGCATGGCCGCCCGCCGCCTGAACCGGATGAAGGCCGACGTCGTGCTGCTGGAGAAGCGTCTGGCCGCCACCGTCGCCGCCGATCCCGACCTGGCCGAGCGCGACAGGTTGATGCGCTCGGTCCCCGGCGTCGGCCCGGTGTTGAGCTGGACCCTGATGGCCCACCTGCCCGAACTTGGTCGGCTGAGCCACAAGCAGATCGCCGCCCTCGTCGGCGTCGCCCCCTATGACCGCCAGAGCGGATCCTTGAAGGGCCGAAGCATGATCCGAGGCGGACGCGCCGTGGTCCGCAACGTCGCCTATATGGCCGCACTGATCGGGGCCCGCCACAACCCTGTCCTGGCCGCTATGAAACAGCGCCTCGCCGCAAAGGGAAAACCCGGAAAGGTCATCCTCGTCGCCCTGATCAACAAGCTGATGACCCTGCTCAACGCCGTCGTCCGCGACCGTTCCGAATGGAGAATCGCAACCCACTGACAAACACAGTTGCTCCGTCACGGCGCGAAGACGCGCCGCGCCACCTCCCCGTCGCTACGCGACAGGGAGGAGACAGATCTAGAATCCCTTCTTCCAGCCGCTCACCCACTGTAAGACTGTCGCCATGACGGACAGCGACACGAATCTCGACGGCCCGCCCTGGGAAGAGGACGACGTCGTCGAGCGCGACGAGAACACCGACGATATGTTCGGCGCGCCGGCCGCTGCGCCTGAGCCCGCCGCCGCGCCAGCGCCCATCGCGGCCCCTCCGGTCGCCAAATCCGCCCCATCCGAAGTCGAAGCCCATGTCGATGACGGGTCCGCCTATCAGGTGCTGGCGCGCAAATACCGGCCGCGCACCTTCGAGGATCTAATCGGCCAAGAGGCGATGGTCCGCACACTGACCAACGCCTTCTCGACCGGCCGGATCGCCCACGCCTTCATGCTGACCGGGGTTCGCGGGGTCGGCAAGACGACCACCGCCCGCCTGCTGGCTCGCGCCCTGAACAACGAGACGGAGACCATCGACCGGCCGTCCCTGACCCTGACCGCCCACGGCCGGCACGACGCCGCCATCATGGCCGGCCAGCATATGGACGTGATGGAGATGGACGCGGCGTCCCACACCGGCGTCAACGACATCCGCGACATCCTGGAAAGCGTCCGGTATGCGCCGGTCGAGGCCCGCTACAAGGTCTATGTGCTGGACGAGGTCCACATGCTGTCGACGCAGGCGTTCAACGCCCTGCTGAAGACGCTGGAAGAGCCGCCGCCCCACGCCAAATTCATCTTCGCCACCACCGAGATCCGCAAGGTGCCGGTGACGATCCTGAGCCGCTGCCAGAGGTTCGACCTGCGCCGGGTCGAGCCCGAGATCCTGGTCGATCACCTAGGCCGGATCGCCGAGCGCGAGGGGATGAAGATCGAACAGGACGCCCTGGCCCTGATCTCGCGCGCCGCCGAAGGCTCGGTCCGCGACGGCCTGTCCCTGCTGGATCAGGCCCTGGTCCAGGCCGAGCGCGGTCAGATGGTCAAGACCGAGACCGTGCGCGACATGCTGGGCCTAGCCGACCGCAGCCAGACCATCGCCCTGTTCGAGAGCGTCATGGCCGGCCGCACGCCTGAGGCGCTGGAGAATTTCCGCACCCTGTACGGCTTCGGCGCCGATCCGGTGCAGGTGACCAACGACCTGCTGGAACACTGCCACGCCGCCTCGGTCGCCAAGATGCTGGGCCCGAACGCGACCCGCCTGCCCAATGACCAGGCGCAGAAACTGGCCGCCCTGGGCGCCGCCATTCCGGCCGCCACCCTGTCGCGGACCTGGCAGATGCTGCTGAAGGCGCTGGACGAGGTGAGACGCGCGCCCAATCCCGCCGACGCCGTGGAAATGGCCATTGTCCGCCTGGCCTACGCCGCCGACCTTCCGGGCCCGGAAGAGGCGTTGAAACGGCTACAGTCGGGCGAACCCTTCGGCGGCGGTTCGGCCCCGCGCGGCGGCGGCGGCGGCGGCGGCGGCGGCGGCTCCGGCGGCGGAACCTCGGCCCAACTGGCCGCCCGTCCCGTCATGGCCCCCGCCCTGCCCGATCCGCAGAGCTTCGAACAGGTGGTCGCCCTGATCGGCGAGAAACGCGAAGTCGGGCTGCAGATGGACGTCGAACGGTTCGTCAAACCCGTCTCGTTCAAGCCCGGCGCCATCGTCTATGAAAGCGTCGAGGGCGCGCCGGTCGAACTGGCCCGGCGCCTGGCCGGCCGACTGCGGGAATGGACCGGCCGCACCTGGCTAATCGCCGCCAACGGCCAGGGCGGCGGCGAGACCCTGATCGAGCGCCAGAAGAAGGAGCGCGCCGCCGAGCGCGAGAAAGTCGAGGCCGACCCCTTCATCAAGGCGGTGCTTCTGGCCTTCCCCGGCGCCAAGCTGGGCGAGATCAAGACCATCGCCCCCACTGTGGTCACGCCGGAAATCCCGGAGCCGTCCGAGGACGACGACGAGGACTGAGGGATTGGTTGTTCGGAAATGCGGGCGGCTTCGATCCGCCCGTTTCGGCGTCAGTAGGCGTTGACGCGCTTCAGGATCATCGGAACCGTGCGCCAGATGATCAGCAGGTCGTCGCGGAAGGTCCAGCCGGCGGCGTATTCCACATCCGCCTCGACCCGGCGGGCCATGCAGCTGAGCTGATGGATCTCGCCGCGCAGACCCAGGATCTGGGCCAGGCCTGTCAGGCCGGGACGCACGGCGAACCGATCCGTGTAGCGGGGCAACAGGGCGCCATGAGTGATTGTCGTGCGCCAGGGCGTGCGGACGCGGCCCGACCAGGGACATGTCGCCCATGACGACGTTCAGCAGTTGCGGCAGTTCGTCCAGGCTGGTGGCGCGGATGAAGGCGCCGACGCGGGTGACCCGCTTGTCGTTCTTGGAGGCGTGGGCGATCTTGTCCCCGTCCTCGGTCACCGTCATGCTGCGGAACTTGAGGATGGTGAAGATCTTGCCGTCGCGACCCGTGCGGCGCTGACGGAACAGAACCGGTCCGCGGCTTTCGACCACCACGGCCAGGGCGATCATCAGCAGGGCCGGCAGCAGAACCAATACCGCCGCGCCGGCCAGGATCACATCCATGGCCCGCTTGCAGGCAGCCGAACCGGGACCACGCCGGAAAGCCGGCGCCCACACTTTTTTGTGAGGCTGGGACGGCGCGGAAAGGGTCGAGGTCGCAGTCAGCGACGGATTGGACAAGCTGTCGAACATCTCGGCCTCCTCCTTAGCCACGCAAACTTCCGTAGGGACAGTTAAGCGGTGAGTAATGTTGCATTGCAAGATAAAATGCCGTGACACCGCCCCAAGACACCATTCTGTTACCCGCAGGCAACGTGCGAAGATAGCCTGGAAGTTGGTTTGCGGATCAACCCTCGAGCGAGGCCACGGCTCCGGCTTCGGGACGCGCCCGACCGCGTCTTGCCCCCCGCGCCTTGAGCCCGTCGCGAATCCGCGACTGAATCCGATCATCGATCAAGAAATGGAAGGCGAAGGCGAACCCCACCGCCGCCAGCACGCCGCCGCCCCACAGGGCCCATTGAACCGGCTCCGACAGGGTGAAGCGCGCGACGGCGACATTGACCAGGCCGAACCAGGCGATGCGCACCACCTCGTTCGAAATGAACATGGAAAAGGACACCATCGCCGACGTCTCGACCAGTTTCAACGGGCGGCGCACCGGCACGGCGCCGGCGGCCAGAATGATGATCGAGATCATCGCCAGAGAAATCAGAGCGTTCTTGTCAAAGGCCTGGGCGATCGCCAGGCCACAGAAGGCGGCGACGCCGGCCCAGCCGGCGAAGCGAGGCGCGATCCAGACCTTCTGGGCGAACCAGGCCAGGCTCATGCCCAGGAAGAACAACGGCAGGGCGCGAATGAAACCATAGCCCATAGGCATCTGATAGACGGGATAGCCCAACAGGCTCCAGCACAGCTGGTTGGCGGCCAGATAGGCGCCCACGCCCAGGGCCAGGGCGCCCCAGGCACCCAGCCGCGTCAGGCCGCGCAGGATCCAGGGGAAGCAGAGGTAGCAACCGATCAAGGCCGAGATCGACCAGGTCGGCGCATTCCAACCCAGACCGCCGTGAACCCCATAGGCCTGAAGCAGAAGCAGTTGAGCCGGCAACTGATCCCAGCGGAACCACTCCGGATTACGCGGCGCGGCGCCCAGCGCGGTCCCCAGCACCACCAGAACGACCAGCGTCAGCCCCAGGATCAGATGGGCCGGAACGACGCGCAGGAACCGCTTCAGGAAGAAGTCGCCCGGCGACATCCGCCCCTGCCCGACCGCCGCGCCATAGACCCGCATCAACACATAGCCGGAATCGATCAGGAAGAAGTTGGTCAGCAGGAAGCCGCCCCGTTCAAACACCGGGTGCAACGCCTGCGCCAGCGGGACCGGGCCGGCGGCCTGATAGTGGTGCAGGATGATCATGAAGGCCACGATGAAACGCAGCGCGTCCAACCATCCGCCCCGGGCGATGGGTGTTGTCTCGTTTCGGGTCGAAATCAGGGTCCAGGGCACGAAAAAGTCTCCTAAGACCCCGACCTCGCAAGAGACGGGCCCCCAGACAGGCCTTTAGCCGCGCACCAGGCGCATGAACTCCTCACGCGTTCGCGGATCGTCGCGAACCACGCCAATCAGGTGGCTGGTCGTCAGGCTGGCGCCCGGGGCGTTGACCCCGCGCAGGGTCATGCAGCTGTGCTCGGCCTCGATCACCACGCCCACGCCCTGAGGCTTCAGCACGGTCTGGATGGCCTCGGCGATCTCAGCCGTCATCTTCTCCTGGATCTGCAGGCGACGGGCGAAGCCGCGCACGACCCGCGCCAGCTTGGATATGCCGACGACCCGGTCTGTCGGCAGATAGGCCACGTGCGCCCGCCCCACGACCGGCAACATGTGATGTTCGCAGAAGCTGACGAAACGGATATCCTTCAGCACCACCAACTGGTCGTAGCCGCCCGTCTCCTCAAACGTCTTTTCCAGATAGGACAGGGGATCGGTTTCATAGCCAGAAAACAGTTCGCGATAGCTGCGCGCCACCCGCGCCGGCGTCTCCAGCAATCCCTCGCGATCAGGATTGTCACCCGCCCATTCGATCAGGGTGCGAACGGCGGCCTCGGCGTCGGCCTGGGTCAGTCGGGCGGCGGGAGCGGTAGGGAAAGCGTCGGTCATTGCGGGCCTAATAGCGATGCGAGGCGGAGAAGGGAAAGCCTTCCGCCCGTCATTTACGTCGCAGCGACCGATTTAGACGCGGGTCCGCAAATCGCGCTTCGCTCTGGGATCATGGCCGTCCGTTCAGGCCGCGCACGGTTCATCACACGAGACTGAATCCAGAGCGGCGATCT from Brevundimonas sp. SL130 encodes the following:
- a CDS encoding c-type cytochrome; the protein is MSGDLKWNKIFGAALGTAFVVLVVQQASSLIYHSEPPEKMGYFVDAPDEAAGAEQAELPPDWGTLLPAADLAAGEAAFARCQACHNAAQGGANGIGPNLYGVVGGPVLHSAGFAYSDAMTKHKAEAPAWGYDELNSFITAPARYVPGTKMSFAGIRDTQTRINLIAWLRSQGSSGLAIPAPDPARQPGAVAPVEGAAPVEGAPATEATGETPAVGAAPTTQATPAAPPAATSAAPANS
- a CDS encoding malonic semialdehyde reductase; this encodes MAYDAVTQRDAPLSDAALSQLFTEARTRNAWSDRSVAPELLHKLYDLTKFGPTAVNASPARFVFITSPAAKARLIPLMSEGNRAKTQQAPVNLIIGQDIDFHEQLDTLFPHAPGAKAWFADETSRRESAFRNASLQGGYLTIAARALGLDVGPMSGFDAAAVKAEFFPDSKVEPNYILNLGYGTEDNLFPRSPRLSFDEAATIL
- a CDS encoding DNA polymerase III subunit gamma/tau, which encodes MTDSDTNLDGPPWEEDDVVERDENTDDMFGAPAAAPEPAAAPAPIAAPPVAKSAPSEVEAHVDDGSAYQVLARKYRPRTFEDLIGQEAMVRTLTNAFSTGRIAHAFMLTGVRGVGKTTTARLLARALNNETETIDRPSLTLTAHGRHDAAIMAGQHMDVMEMDAASHTGVNDIRDILESVRYAPVEARYKVYVLDEVHMLSTQAFNALLKTLEEPPPHAKFIFATTEIRKVPVTILSRCQRFDLRRVEPEILVDHLGRIAEREGMKIEQDALALISRAAEGSVRDGLSLLDQALVQAERGQMVKTETVRDMLGLADRSQTIALFESVMAGRTPEALENFRTLYGFGADPVQVTNDLLEHCHAASVAKMLGPNATRLPNDQAQKLAALGAAIPAATLSRTWQMLLKALDEVRRAPNPADAVEMAIVRLAYAADLPGPEEALKRLQSGEPFGGGSAPRGGGGGGGGGGSGGGTSAQLAARPVMAPALPDPQSFEQVVALIGEKREVGLQMDVERFVKPVSFKPGAIVYESVEGAPVELARRLAGRLREWTGRTWLIAANGQGGGETLIERQKKERAAEREKVEADPFIKAVLLAFPGAKLGEIKTIAPTVVTPEIPEPSEDDDED
- a CDS encoding IS110 family transposase produces the protein MTQDRVFVGIDVSKARLDVALTTGEAWSVSNDRAGWRALVDQLQTIRPEAVGLEPSGGYERGLVEALTQAGLAVRRVEAGRVRAFAGVLGLKAKTDLIDAQLIARFVQTLPGRTVEPNARAQALAELVDARRALCEEQVRVRNQAEQVRDPMLRRMAARRLNRMKADVVLLEKRLAATVAADPDLAERDRLMRSVPGVGPVLSWTLMAHLPELGRLSHKQIAALVGVAPYDRQSGSLKGRSMIRGGRAVVRNVAYMAALIGARHNPVLAAMKQRLAAKGKPGKVILVALINKLMTLLNAVVRDRSEWRIATH
- the nudC gene encoding NAD(+) diphosphatase, with amino-acid sequence MAHQNIFAGNPLDRAGDLRNDSEWLAAQEANPEAQALILWEGRPLVEETADGPRLAWLSLKHARDIVPDRDAFLGLWKDAPVFAIEFEGSIDPTEGPLKGLGVFHEMRSAAAVLPAQDAAMAGGAKSLFDWRRKHGFCANCGTLSETTSGGWKRRCPACGTEHFPRVDPVTIMLPVYKGGAEPICLLGRQASWPEGRMSALAGFLEPGESIEEACAREVKEEAGLTVVEAVYHSSQPWPFPSQLMIGLIAEVSDDQARPDQTELESVAWLTRAEARAVLAGDHPTLQAPPSFAIAHSLIKAWAEER
- the folE gene encoding GTP cyclohydrolase I FolE, yielding MTDAFPTAPAARLTQADAEAAVRTLIEWAGDNPDREGLLETPARVARSYRELFSGYETDPLSYLEKTFEETGGYDQLVVLKDIRFVSFCEHHMLPVVGRAHVAYLPTDRVVGISKLARVVRGFARRLQIQEKMTAEIAEAIQTVLKPQGVGVVIEAEHSCMTLRGVNAPGASLTTSHLIGVVRDDPRTREEFMRLVRG
- a CDS encoding acyltransferase family protein, yielding MPWTLISTRNETTPIARGGWLDALRFIVAFMIILHHYQAAGPVPLAQALHPVFERGGFLLTNFFLIDSGYVLMRVYGAAVGQGRMSPGDFFLKRFLRVVPAHLILGLTLVVLVVLGTALGAAPRNPEWFRWDQLPAQLLLLQAYGVHGGLGWNAPTWSISALIGCYLCFPWILRGLTRLGAWGALALGVGAYLAANQLCWSLLGYPVYQMPMGYGFIRALPLFFLGMSLAWFAQKVWIAPRFAGWAGVAAFCGLAIAQAFDKNALISLAMISIIILAAGAVPVRRPLKLVETSAMVSFSMFISNEVVRIAWFGLVNVAVARFTLSEPVQWALWGGGVLAAVGFAFAFHFLIDDRIQSRIRDGLKARGARRGRARPEAGAVASLEG
- a CDS encoding sugar transferase — protein: MPRYTDRFAVRPGLTGLAQILGLRGEIHQLSCMARRVEADVEYAAGWTFRDDLLIIWRTVPMILKRVNAY
- a CDS encoding 3-deoxy-manno-octulosonate cytidylyltransferase yields the protein MNPLILIPARMAATRLPNKPLADIGGKPMIVRAYQQAEASGLPVAVAAGDPEIVAAIEAIGGRAILTDPDLPSGSDRIRAAVDAIDPQGDFDAVINVQGDMPFADPGLATACAAILHGEPSCDIATLVAAEADVSDRTNPDVVKAVLALAENERQARALYFTRSTLYGDAPVWRHIGVYGYRRAALNRFCAAPQSPLEKREKLEQLRALEMGMQIWAAVIDEAPLSVDNPADLEAARALA